In Daucus carota subsp. sativus chromosome 4, DH1 v3.0, whole genome shotgun sequence, one DNA window encodes the following:
- the LOC108217716 gene encoding choline-phosphate cytidylyltransferase 1 has translation MGEQVVAMEPSKTQPNGYPPPNPPPTDRPVRVYADGIYDLFHFGHARSLEQAKKSFPNTHLIVGCCNDEITHKFKGKTVMTESERYESLRHCKWVDEVVPDAPWVLSEEFLDKHRIDYVAHDSLPYADASGAANDVYDFVKSIGKFKETQRTDGISTSDIIMRIVKDYNQYVIRNLDRGYSRKDLGVSYVKEKRLRVNMSLQKIQEKVKEQQERVGEKVKTVAKTAEMHRNEWVENADRWVAGFLEIFEEGCHKMGTAIRDRIQERLMGQQGEGLSENGNEEENEEYYDDEDGDEEEVYYDEGEQEEEVAKK, from the coding sequence ATGGGAGAGCAAGTTGTGGCAATGGAGCCCTCGAAAACTCAACCCAACGGCTATCCTCCGCCCAATCCTCCGCCGACGGACCGCCCGGTCCGCGTCTACGCCGACGGGATCTACGATCTCTTCCATTTCGGCCATGCAAGGTCGCTCGAACAGGCCAAGAAATCGTTTCCCAACACTCACTTGATCGTGGGGTGCTGCAACGACGAGATCACGCACAAATTCAAAGGCAAGACGGTGATGACCGAGTCAGAGCGCTACGAGTCTCTGCGTCATTGCAAATGGGTGGACGAAGTGGTCCCCGACGCTCCGTGGGTCCTCTCCGAGGAGTTTCTCGATAAGCATCGGATTGATTACGTTGCGCATGATTCGCTCCCGTATGCTGACGCGAGCGGGGCGGCTAATGACGTGTACGATTTCGTGAAATCGATAGGGAAGTTCAAGGAGACGCAGAGGACGGATGGGATTTCCACGTCGGATATTATAATGAGGATTGTGAAGGATTATAATCAGTATGTGATTCGGAATCTGGATCGGGGGTATTCTCGGAAGGATCTTGGGGTTAGTTATGTCAAGGAGAAGAGATTGAGGGTGAATATGAGTTTGCAGAAGATACAAGAGAAAGTCAAGGAGCAGCAGGAGAGAGTGGGGGAGAAAGTCAAAACGGTGGCCAAGACGGCGGAGATGCATAGGAATGAGTGGGTGGAGAATGCGGATAGGTGGGTGGCGGGGTTCCTGGAGATTTTTGAGGAGGGGTGTCATAAGATGGGGACCGCGATTCGGGATCGGATTCAGGAGAGGCTGATGGGGCAGCAGGGGGAGGGATTGAGTGAGAATGGGAATGAGGAGGAAAATGAAGAGTattatgatgatgaagatggcGATGAGGAGGAGGTGTATTATGATGAAggagaacaagaagaagaagttgCCAAgaaatag